The sequence ATTTCTTGAAGAATGTTTGGATTTAGGTATTACGACAATGGATCATGCTGATATCTATGGAAATTATATGGTAGAAAAAAAATTTGGAGATGCGCTGAAGAAAAGACCGGATTTAAGAAAGAAGATGCAGATTATTACCAAATGTGGAATTGTGTATAAATCTGCTGCTGCAAGGGTGAAATATTATGATTATAGTGAAAAATATATTATTCAGCAAGTAGAAAAATCACTTAAATATATGGGGACAGATTATATTGATACGTTATTATTGCATCGTCCAAGCCCGTTTATGGACCCAAAAGAAATAGGTAAGGCTTTCGAAAAATTATATAAAGATGGTAAGGTAAAGAGTTTTGGAGTTTCTAATTTTTTACCAGATGAATTTCGAATGCTAAAATCATATCTTACAGTTCCTTTAATTACAGACCAAGTTGAACTTTCAGCTTTAAATATGGGAAATATGGAAAACGGGGTTATAAACTTATGTTTGGAAGAAAGAATTCACCCAATGATTTGGTCACCGTTGGCAGGAGGAAGAATTTTTACAGGGACAGAAGAACAGGAAATTCGGTTACGTGAGACGTTGGAAATTATCAGGGAAGAAGTCGGAGCATCGTCTATTGATGAAATTGCTTTTGCCTGGTTGTTATCACATCCCGCACAATTGATACCAATTACTGGTTCAGGAGAAATCGGTTTAGTAAAAAAGCCCGTTAGTGCATTAAAATATAAATTGACACCTGAAGAATGGTTTATGATTTGGACAGCAGTTAAGGGACATAAGGTTCCTTAAATATAAAAATATAAAGGAGGAAATAAAATGGCGGCGTTAAATTGGATATTAAGTTTGGGAGCAGCAGTTATGTTACCTATTATCATCTTTGTATTTGGGTTGATAATGGGAGCCGGTCTTTCAAAATCCTTTAGATCCGGAGTTACAATAGGAATTGGATTCACGGGAATCAATTTGGTCATCAATTTATTGACATCGGAATTGGGACCTGCAGCACAAGCCATGACTAAAAGATTAGGCCTGAATTTGAAAATAATCGATATCGGATGGCCGGCAATGTCTTCTATTTCATGGGCCTGGGTTGCGGCCGGGTTAATGATTCCTATTGTATTGATAATCAATTTTATTATGTTAAGCCTGAAGCTTACCAAAACAATGGATGTTGATATATGGAATTTTTGGCAATTTTCATTTATTGGTGCGGCTGTAACGGCTACAAGCGGAAGTGTTGTCATGGGAATTGTGGCAGCCAGTGTAGCGGCTATCATTGCTTTGTTATTAGCTGATTATACGCAACCTTATGTGGAGAATTACTTTGGTATGCCGGGAATATCTTTCCCTCATTTGACGGCTTTGGGATTTTTACCAATCGTTATTCCTTTGAATTGGCTACTGAATCATATACCGGGGATTAACCGTTTGAATGCCAATCCGGAAACGATTAGAAAAAAATTCGGGATATTTGGCGAACCTATGGCAATGGGGCTAATTATCGGAATTGCTTTAGGAATATTAGGAGGGTTAGATGCGGCTAGTATATTGAAATTGGGAATCGCAATGGCTGCAGTTATGTATTTGATGCCTAAAATGGTGGCGGTTCTAATGGAAGGATTAATTCCAATTTCAGAAGCGGCAAGAGAATTTATGGCTAAACATTTTGGTGACCGCCAGATTTTTATTGGTCTGGATGCCGCTGTTTCTTTGGGAGAACCTTCCGTTATTGCAGTAGGTTTGTTGTTAGTGCCGATTACTATTTTTTTAGCAATAATTTTACCGGGGAATCAAATTTTACCATTTGCTGATTTGGCAGTAATACCATTTCTTGTTTGCTTGATTACCGCTATGTCTAAGGGCAATGTTATTCATTCATTGATAATAGGAACAGTGGTAATGGCTCTTGTGCTGTTATTTGCTACAAATTTGTCACCTGCCGAAACAAAGATGGCGCTAACTGCAGGAGTAACTATACCGGAAGGTGCATCCCAGATTGGAAATTTGGATCGTGCCAATTTTATAACTTGGATTATTGTTAAATTATTTTCATTGTTCTAAATTTCATATTAATTAATTAAAAAATATTAGTAGAAAAGGAGATATTATCATGAAACTAACTAAAAGTGAATTTTTAAGACATGTTGATCATTCATTATTAAAGCCACAATTAACTAAACAAGAGGTTTTAGAAGGTTTACATTTTGCAAAGGAAAATCATTGTGCTTCAGTATGTATTAATCCTTGTAATTTAGATTTGGCTTATGAAATATTACACGGAACAGATGTTAAAATCGGAACAGTTATTGGTTTTCCTTCAGGAGCACATACCACTTTTTCAAAAGTTGCTGAAGCAAAAGATGCGTATGCCAAGGGTGCAGCTGAGTTAGATATGGTTATTGATATAGGGGCATTGAAAAACAGAGAAGTAGATAAAGTAAAAGATGATATCAACGCAGTTGTTAATGCAACTCCTTGTATTGTAAAAGTTATCCTGGAAAATTGTTTTTTAACAAAAGAAGAAATTGCACTGGGTTCTAAATTAGTAGAAGAGGCAGGTGCAGCTTATGTAAAGACATCAACGGGATTTGCTCCGGGGGGTGCTACTGTAGAAGACATTCGTTTAATGAAAGAATCGGTTTCTAAAGAGATGAAGATAAAGGCTGCCGGAGGTATTCATACCTTAGAAGAATGCCTGAAACTAATTGATGCAGGAGCTGACCGTATTGGAATTAGTAGGACACAAGAAATAATTAAAGAATTTAATTGAGGAGTTATGACATGAAAAAAGTATCAATATTGCTTGTTGGTGGAATACGAGATGAAAAAGCAGCAAAGATTATACAGAATTTAAAAAGCGGACTTTCTCAAAGAGAGATAAATGCTGACGTGCAATTTGTAAATACCTATAAAACTCAAGATTTATCTATTTTTGAAGATAAGATGGATATGGTTGTTACAGCAGGAACGGCAGCGATACAGACAAAATTGCCGGTAATTCAAGGATTATGCCTATTGTATCCTTGGATGGGAATGGATAAATTGTATCAAGACATTGAAAAGAATATAAAATGAGCTGTAGAATGGTAAATTTAGGAGGGTTATAAATGTATAAAAAGGAGGAAGTCTTTAAACGGGAATTAATCTGGTTGGATAAAAGTTTTCAAAGCCAAGATCAATTATTTTCAGAAGTTAGTGAAAAATTATATAAAGAAGGCTACGTAAAATCAGACTTTTATGAAGCTTTGAAAAAAAGAGAAAAAGTTTATCCTACAGGGTTAATGACCGAAAAATATGGTGTTGCGATTCCACATACGGATGCCGAATACATCAATGAAGCCTGCATTGTTTTTATAAGACTGTCGTCTCCGATTGTATTTGAGCATATGGGAGAACCGGAGAAAAAAGTAAAAGCTCACTTTGTGTTTGTGCTCGGAGTAAAAGATCCGAAGAAACAAGTGGGAGTTTTAAGTACACTTGTACAAATGATAACAGATAAAGAATTGATGAAGAAATTAGATAAAATGAAATCTATTATTGACATTGAAAGATTGTTAAACAGTTTTTTTGATGAACCTGTACAGGAGGTATCAAATGGTTAATAGTATATTAAAAAAGGAAATACTTTCGAAGGATCTTCATTGGCCCGAAGTTATCAATCAAAAGTACCCCTTTATACTTTCTATATTATCATATTTTATAGAGTTTTGTATACTATTTTGATATCTAAATTACAGGTCAGGTTATTTATTGGACTTATATCTTAATACCGGTATAAGTCCAATAAAATTTACAATTAGAAAAAATAAAAAAAGCGATAGAACTTACGAGAAGAGGAGAAGCAATAAAAGTGGTATTGAAGCCTTAAAGTGATAATATAGAAATACTCATTTTCCTATAAATTAAAAAGGAAGATGAGTGTTTTTATATTATCAGATCAAAGCAGTGGTGTTTTTTCTTAATAATGATATAATAAACCTATGTTAAAATACAAGTTGGAAAGAGGTGCAAAAATGATAGAAATTCCTGAATGCATTACAATTGCAAAACAGATGAATGAAACAATAGCAGGCAAAGCGATTAAAAAGGTCATTGCAAACCATTCTCCCCATAAATTTGCTTTTTATTTTGGGGAACCGGATACATATTCGAAACATTTGGTAGGCAAAAGAGTTGATACAATAACTCCTCTTGCTGGATATGTTGAAGTATCCTTAGGGACTACTATTATGTTATTTGGTGATGGTGTCAATATCAGATATTTTCCCAATAATGACTCACTGCCCCCAAAACATCAACTATTAGTTGAATTTGACGATTTATCTGTTATGGTATGTACGGTTCAGATGTATGGTGGGATGTGGGTTTTTACTGATGGAGAAAATGACAATCCTTATTATATTGCTGCTAAACAAGCTATATCACCATTATCCGATAAGTTTGACAAAATTTATTTTATGAAATTATTAAATAGTGTTTCCGGCACATCAAGTGTAAAGGCATTTCTTGCCACTGAGCAACGCATACCGGGATTGGGGAATGGTGTATTGCAGGATATTTTATTTAATGCACGTATCAATCCTAAAAGTAAAATCAAAACACTTTCTGACGTACAAATAGATAATCTCTTTGAATCTGTAAAGTATACACTAAGAAGTATGGCTATTTTGGGAGGGCGAGATACTGAAAAAGATTTTTTCGGTAACTTTGGCGGCTATGCTACTAAATTGTCGAATAAAACATATAAAAAACCCTGCCCTGTTTGTGGAAGAGAGATTATCCGCCAGCCTTATTTAGGGGGAAGTATTTATTTTTGTCCAACGTGTCAGACTGTTTAAATCAAATTTTTTTAATTTTGAGGTGATAAAATGACGATTTTACTTAAGCGTGGTGAAAATGGAGTAGAAAATGTTCGAAGTCAACTAAAGGATAGAGGTATTTTTTCTTGTAATGATAATATCTATCTTCCCTCTATAAATGATATCGGTTGTGAAGTAGGAGATGTTATTGAACTGATTGATTCCCATGAAATATTTTATTGTAAAGCATATCGAAATCGAACAGTTTATCTTTCTCAGGAAGTCTATTTTCTGCTGAAAAATTGTCTGATTCGTCCATCCTTAAACGAAAAAAGCCAAATGATATACAGATTACTGAAATCCGGGCCTTTGGAAGCTAAATTAATTAAAGTTTTTGCCCAGATATCAGGTAAAGAGTATTCAAAAGCATTTTCGTTTTTACTTGAAAATTTATATGTAACAGCTTTTTCCAGGGGGAAAATACTTACGCCTAATTGGGCTACATTTGTTTATTCAACTGCAGAGGAATGGGAAGAACATGCAAACTATGATTTTAGTAAAGTCATTACAAAAGAAGAGGCAGAGAGGCGTCTAAGAGGGATCTTATCAAATACCATGACTTCACAAGAGATAGATCGATTGTTACGGATAAAGCATAAATAGGATTGATTATAAGTAAGAAAGGTTAGTGAAAACGGAAAATATAAATTAATGAAAATGGGATTTTCCTATGGGTTATAAAAAAGGCTTCTATTAAGGTGTTATACATTAAGGAAGCCTTTTTTAGGTTCATTTAAAGTTGAACAGAAAATGGCAGAAAAAGTGAAAAATTAAAATGGATAGAATAGTACTATATACAAATAATAATTACTGTAATCTAAGAAAGCCAAAAAAATAAATAGATAAAAATGAGAGGCTGAAAATGTGATAGAGTGGGGATTGTTAACTATTATTTATGGCTGTTTAATCTAATTTTAATAATTTACACAAAGCCTGCCATATTAGTTGTCACAAAATTTGCATATATAATTTTTATAACTATAGGGGTGATGTAATGATGAGTGAGATTGAAAAGATTATACAGAATGAAAATAAGAAAAATCCTCTGACAGATGAAGAAATTGCAGAAATACTAAAGATAAGCAGAGAAGATGTAACAAGGTACAGACTCCTGAATAATATATCAAATTCCAATGAAAGAAGGAAATCATATTTATATGATGACATAAAAAAAATTCTTAAGGAAAACAAGAATATATCTGATAGAAAGCTTACCAAAAGTTTAAATGAAATTGGATATAATGTGTCCAGGTTTGTCGTGTCTCAAATAAAAAAAGATATTTTAAGTATGGCATATGATGTGAAACCGGTTGAAAATGTGAAAGATGGCAAAAATGAAAAAGAGGTTGAAAATGTAAAGAAAAATGAAAATTCAAAAGAAGATGATGACCTAAAAAGCAGCAAAAAGTGGGAGAAAGCTGATCTACTGTCCTTTAAAGGAATAATAGGTTATGATGGCAGTTTAAAAGGGCAAATCAGTCAGGCAATGGCAGCCATATTATATCCACCTCATGGCCTTCACACATTAATTCTTGGTCCATCAGGAGTTGGAAAGAGTCAACTTGCGGAATCCATGTATGAATTTGCATTAGAGTCAAAGAGATTTACTAAAAAAAATCCTTTTATAGTATTTAACTGTGCAGATTATGCCGATAATCCTCAACTGCTTATGTCTCATCTCTTCGGATATAATAAAGGTTCATTTACAGGTGCCGATACATCAAAGGCCGGTTTGGTAGAAAAGGCAAACGGAGGAATATTGTTTCTTGATGAAGTGCACAGGCTTCCCAGTGAAGGTCAGGAAATACTTTTTTATTTATTGGATAAGGGAAGATTCAGAAGACTGGGTGAAACGGAGAATATGAGAGAATCAAGGATAATGCTTATAGCGGCAACGACCGAAAACCCGGAGTCATCTTTGTTGCTTACATTCAGGAGAAGGATTCCTATGGTTATTGAATTGCCTCCAATTAGTGAAAGACCATTTTCTGAAAGATACAGAATAATAAATTGTTTTTTTGCGGAGGAATCTTTAAGAATAAATAGATCAATAAAAATAAGAAATGACGTCATAAGAGCATTAATGCTGTATGATTGCTCAGGAAACATCGGAGAGATAAGAAGTGATATACAAGTTTCATGTGCAAGGGGTCTATTAAATACTCTTGATAGTGAAAGCAAAAATATAGATATAAGCTTATCATATCTTCCCAATCATGTAAGAATGGGACTTCTTAATGTCGGAAAGAGAGATCCCGAAATAGAAAAATATTGTGATAAGGATATGATAGTATATCCTGACAGAAGAAGCAGTTTATTTCCGAAAGAGAACAGATATATATTTCCAAATGAGATTTATCAGTTTATAGAAGATCGATTTAATGAACTTAAAAATCAAGGACTTTCGAAGAGTGACATATATAGAATAGTCGGAAGTCAAGTGGAAACAGAACTGAAAAGATTTGCTTATAGTACAAAATTAAATTCTACGGTTTCAAAAAAAGAGTTAAAGGAAATTGTAGGTGAAAAGATTATTTATGCTGTTGAGGATGCGGTCGACATTGCTAACCGCTATTACAGTAATATCAGGAAAAACTTTTTTTATTCCTTGGCAATACATTTAAGCGCTGCATATGACAGGCTTAAACACGGAAAAGCTATAATCAATCCTCAACTTGAAAATGTTAAAAAAGAATATGCCAATGAATATAGAGTAGCAAAAGAAATGATAGATAAAATAAACAAGGATCTCGGAATAGAGCTGACCGATGACGAAGTTGGTTTTGTTGCAATGTATTTGAGGACATTTTCTGCCAATGAAGATAAGAGCAAAAAGAAAGTAGCAGTTATAATATTGACTCATGGTCATGTAGCTAAAGGTATGGCCGAGGTTGCCAATAAACTGCTGGGAGTAAATATAGCTCATGGTATAGAGATGGATCTTGATGAAAGGCCGGAAGCTGCCCTTTCAAGGACTATCGAACTGGCAAAAAAAGTAGATGAGGGCAAAGGATGTGTGATACTTATTGATATGGGTTCTCTTATAACTTTTGGAGAAATAATTACCAAAAGAACGGGAATACCAACACGTACTATAGGAAGAGTTGATACCGTAATGGTTTTGGAGTGTGTAAGAAGGGCTATTATACCTGATACGACTCTTGATGATATTGTTAATTCCTTAGATATAAATAAATCTTATGTTGGCCATGTAGAAGGAGTGAAGGACTCATATAAACTTCCTAAGGCTGTTGTTACCATATGTATAACCGGTGAAGGAACAGCTCTTAAAATTAAAAGGTATATTGAAGATAAAATAGTCGGCATCAAAGATAAATTTAAAATTATTCCTATAGGAGCATTTAATGAGCAGGAAATAGATGAACAAATAGTTGATATAAGAAAAAAGAGTATTATATCTGCTTTTGTGGGAACTATAGATCCCAAAATTGATGATATACCATTTATATCAGTAGAGGAAATAATGAGTGGAGAGGGTTTGGGAAAACTAAAAGAAGTTATAGGGATAGATATAAGAGATAAAAGTCCTCTTGAAGGAGTTATTTCCGAAGATTTAATATTAGTTGACCTTGATGTAAACAGCAAAACAGACGCTCTTGATAAAATGATTAAATTATTGGATTTAAAGGAATATGTGGATAGAGATTTTATGCTCAGTGTTTATAAGAGAGAGGCCATAGGATCAACATGGATGAAAGAAGGGATAGCTATACCTCATGGCAGTATAAGATATGTAAAAAGGTCTGCTATAGTGATTGCAAAATTGAAAAAATTTATCCCTTGGGAACAAGATCTAAAAACTGATTTAATATTTTTAATGGCTTTAAAAGAAGATTCTAAAGGTTATATATATGATTTGTATAAAGTATTGAGAGATAAAGAAATAATAGATAAGTTGAGGAAAGCCCGAAATTCTGCTGAAATGAAGGAGATAATATTAGAAAATACAATTCCAACCGAATAGTTGGCATGATGCTTGCAAGATATTAGAATAGAAAGACTGGGGGTTGAATTAATGAAAATGTTAGATTTACTCAATAAAGAATTAATTGTT is a genomic window of Acidilutibacter cellobiosedens containing:
- a CDS encoding aldo/keto reductase; protein product: MEYIKMADNLYFSRIALGFWRLLDWNLTDDELIRFLEECLDLGITTMDHADIYGNYMVEKKFGDALKKRPDLRKKMQIITKCGIVYKSAAARVKYYDYSEKYIIQQVEKSLKYMGTDYIDTLLLHRPSPFMDPKEIGKAFEKLYKDGKVKSFGVSNFLPDEFRMLKSYLTVPLITDQVELSALNMGNMENGVINLCLEERIHPMIWSPLAGGRIFTGTEEQEIRLRETLEIIREEVGASSIDEIAFAWLLSHPAQLIPITGSGEIGLVKKPVSALKYKLTPEEWFMIWTAVKGHKVP
- a CDS encoding PTS galactitol transporter subunit IIC encodes the protein MAALNWILSLGAAVMLPIIIFVFGLIMGAGLSKSFRSGVTIGIGFTGINLVINLLTSELGPAAQAMTKRLGLNLKIIDIGWPAMSSISWAWVAAGLMIPIVLIINFIMLSLKLTKTMDVDIWNFWQFSFIGAAVTATSGSVVMGIVAASVAAIIALLLADYTQPYVENYFGMPGISFPHLTALGFLPIVIPLNWLLNHIPGINRLNANPETIRKKFGIFGEPMAMGLIIGIALGILGGLDAASILKLGIAMAAVMYLMPKMVAVLMEGLIPISEAAREFMAKHFGDRQIFIGLDAAVSLGEPSVIAVGLLLVPITIFLAIILPGNQILPFADLAVIPFLVCLITAMSKGNVIHSLIIGTVVMALVLLFATNLSPAETKMALTAGVTIPEGASQIGNLDRANFITWIIVKLFSLF
- the deoC gene encoding deoxyribose-phosphate aldolase; its protein translation is MKLTKSEFLRHVDHSLLKPQLTKQEVLEGLHFAKENHCASVCINPCNLDLAYEILHGTDVKIGTVIGFPSGAHTTFSKVAEAKDAYAKGAAELDMVIDIGALKNREVDKVKDDINAVVNATPCIVKVILENCFLTKEEIALGSKLVEEAGAAYVKTSTGFAPGGATVEDIRLMKESVSKEMKIKAAGGIHTLEECLKLIDAGADRIGISRTQEIIKEFN
- a CDS encoding PTS sugar transporter subunit IIA, with the protein product MYKKEEVFKRELIWLDKSFQSQDQLFSEVSEKLYKEGYVKSDFYEALKKREKVYPTGLMTEKYGVAIPHTDAEYINEACIVFIRLSSPIVFEHMGEPEKKVKAHFVFVLGVKDPKKQVGVLSTLVQMITDKELMKKLDKMKSIIDIERLLNSFFDEPVQEVSNG
- a CDS encoding formamidopyrimidine-DNA glycosylase produces the protein MLKYKLERGAKMIEIPECITIAKQMNETIAGKAIKKVIANHSPHKFAFYFGEPDTYSKHLVGKRVDTITPLAGYVEVSLGTTIMLFGDGVNIRYFPNNDSLPPKHQLLVEFDDLSVMVCTVQMYGGMWVFTDGENDNPYYIAAKQAISPLSDKFDKIYFMKLLNSVSGTSSVKAFLATEQRIPGLGNGVLQDILFNARINPKSKIKTLSDVQIDNLFESVKYTLRSMAILGGRDTEKDFFGNFGGYATKLSNKTYKKPCPVCGREIIRQPYLGGSIYFCPTCQTV
- a CDS encoding AlkZ-related protein, whose protein sequence is MTILLKRGENGVENVRSQLKDRGIFSCNDNIYLPSINDIGCEVGDVIELIDSHEIFYCKAYRNRTVYLSQEVYFLLKNCLIRPSLNEKSQMIYRLLKSGPLEAKLIKVFAQISGKEYSKAFSFLLENLYVTAFSRGKILTPNWATFVYSTAEEWEEHANYDFSKVITKEEAERRLRGILSNTMTSQEIDRLLRIKHK
- a CDS encoding sigma 54-interacting transcriptional regulator produces the protein MSEIEKIIQNENKKNPLTDEEIAEILKISREDVTRYRLLNNISNSNERRKSYLYDDIKKILKENKNISDRKLTKSLNEIGYNVSRFVVSQIKKDILSMAYDVKPVENVKDGKNEKEVENVKKNENSKEDDDLKSSKKWEKADLLSFKGIIGYDGSLKGQISQAMAAILYPPHGLHTLILGPSGVGKSQLAESMYEFALESKRFTKKNPFIVFNCADYADNPQLLMSHLFGYNKGSFTGADTSKAGLVEKANGGILFLDEVHRLPSEGQEILFYLLDKGRFRRLGETENMRESRIMLIAATTENPESSLLLTFRRRIPMVIELPPISERPFSERYRIINCFFAEESLRINRSIKIRNDVIRALMLYDCSGNIGEIRSDIQVSCARGLLNTLDSESKNIDISLSYLPNHVRMGLLNVGKRDPEIEKYCDKDMIVYPDRRSSLFPKENRYIFPNEIYQFIEDRFNELKNQGLSKSDIYRIVGSQVETELKRFAYSTKLNSTVSKKELKEIVGEKIIYAVEDAVDIANRYYSNIRKNFFYSLAIHLSAAYDRLKHGKAIINPQLENVKKEYANEYRVAKEMIDKINKDLGIELTDDEVGFVAMYLRTFSANEDKSKKKVAVIILTHGHVAKGMAEVANKLLGVNIAHGIEMDLDERPEAALSRTIELAKKVDEGKGCVILIDMGSLITFGEIITKRTGIPTRTIGRVDTVMVLECVRRAIIPDTTLDDIVNSLDINKSYVGHVEGVKDSYKLPKAVVTICITGEGTALKIKRYIEDKIVGIKDKFKIIPIGAFNEQEIDEQIVDIRKKSIISAFVGTIDPKIDDIPFISVEEIMSGEGLGKLKEVIGIDIRDKSPLEGVISEDLILVDLDVNSKTDALDKMIKLLDLKEYVDRDFMLSVYKREAIGSTWMKEGIAIPHGSIRYVKRSAIVIAKLKKFIPWEQDLKTDLIFLMALKEDSKGYIYDLYKVLRDKEIIDKLRKARNSAEMKEIILENTIPTE